One window of the Petroclostridium xylanilyticum genome contains the following:
- a CDS encoding copper amine oxidase N-terminal domain-containing protein, with the protein MQIEQTLETGTATEENINEGQEIKVQNREEIKTKIIELKSRIKDLKDQIEAVKEQFKAVRNNKEARKEILAEIAKMKKEANDTTIGVFVRGKDVKFDVPPVIKGGRTLIPVRAVVNALGAKVEWDEATRTVTIIKEVANTETNNTAQVVIKLQIDSAIATVDGKEVQLDCAAEINDSRTIVPLRFIAETFGLKVDWDEESSTVIVEDEAEEDGQPTSDSDIASTEEGPQADGTTTTGEITQTEGTAPVEGAIQVDGTTSDSTTTDSEIEQDAGTTEDTVNSTSNDGAQTEQTGAN; encoded by the coding sequence GTGCAAATAGAACAAACTCTGGAAACTGGTACAGCAACTGAAGAAAATATTAATGAAGGTCAAGAAATAAAAGTTCAAAACCGAGAAGAGATAAAAACCAAAATTATAGAATTGAAAAGCCGGATAAAAGATCTGAAAGATCAAATTGAAGCAGTAAAAGAGCAGTTTAAAGCAGTAAGAAACAATAAAGAAGCTAGAAAAGAAATTCTTGCTGAAATTGCTAAAATGAAAAAGGAAGCCAACGACACTACGATAGGTGTGTTCGTAAGAGGTAAAGATGTGAAATTTGATGTTCCGCCTGTTATAAAGGGCGGCAGAACTCTTATCCCTGTAAGAGCTGTTGTAAATGCTCTGGGGGCAAAGGTTGAATGGGATGAAGCAACCAGAACTGTTACCATTATAAAAGAAGTTGCTAACACTGAGACAAATAATACTGCCCAGGTGGTAATTAAATTGCAAATTGATAGTGCTATCGCTACAGTGGATGGAAAAGAAGTTCAATTGGATTGTGCTGCAGAAATCAATGACAGCAGGACTATTGTTCCTCTAAGATTTATAGCTGAAACCTTTGGTTTAAAAGTGGATTGGGATGAAGAAAGCAGTACAGTAATTGTTGAAGATGAAGCTGAGGAAGATGGGCAACCCACTTCCGACTCTGACATTGCTTCCACAGAAGAAGGTCCCCAAGCGGATGGAACTACAACAACTGGAGAAATTACTCAAACTGAAGGTACTGCTCCAGTAGAGGGAGCCATTCAGGTAGATGGAACTACATCTGATTCCACAACTACAGACAGTGAAATAGAACAGGACGCTGGAACAACAGAGGATACTGTAAATAGTACTTCTAATGATGGAGCTCAAACTGAACAAACAGGTGCCAACTAA
- a CDS encoding uracil-DNA glycosylase, which yields MDKKDQMSKLYENYKEQFEDKEIVFGDGNVDAQLLLIGEAPGKDEVRLSKPFVGMAGKNLSEFLEVLEMDRESIYITNAIKYRLSKINPKTGRTVNRPATQEEVRQNREYLLKEIIIINPTYIVTLGNVPLRAVTDDYDISIGEVHGESELISISNTEYYLFPLYHPASIIYNRGLKDIYVQDIKKLKDILRQKSKKF from the coding sequence TTGGATAAAAAAGATCAAATGAGCAAGCTATATGAAAATTACAAAGAGCAGTTTGAAGACAAGGAAATTGTTTTTGGGGACGGTAATGTTGATGCTCAGTTGTTATTAATAGGAGAAGCTCCAGGTAAGGATGAAGTCAGGCTATCTAAACCTTTTGTGGGGATGGCGGGAAAAAATCTCAGTGAGTTTTTAGAAGTGCTGGAGATGGATAGAGAATCTATTTATATAACCAATGCAATTAAATATAGGCTTTCAAAAATTAACCCAAAAACCGGAAGAACTGTTAACAGACCTGCAACACAGGAGGAAGTCAGGCAGAATAGAGAATATCTTTTAAAAGAGATAATAATTATCAATCCTACATATATCGTGACTTTAGGAAATGTTCCATTAAGGGCCGTAACAGATGATTATGATATCAGTATTGGAGAGGTCCATGGTGAATCGGAATTGATATCAATATCAAACACTGAATATTATCTTTTTCCCCTTTATCATCCAGCTAGTATTATTTATAATAGGGGGCTAAAGGATATATATGTTCAAGATATAAAAAAGTTAAAGGATATATTGCGACAAAAAAGCAAAAAATTTTAG
- a CDS encoding uracil-DNA glycosylase yields the protein MDWDSLKKQCYNCHKCSLAQKRNNVVFGEGNPKAKLMFVGEGPGADEDSTGRPFVGRAGQLLTKAIEAIGLKREDVYIANVVKCRPPGNRVPAPDEAETCIQYLRNQVLLIKPKIIVCLGATAMKYIIDSQAQISKVRGEWIERKGYWLMPTFHPAALLRDESKKIPFWEDFKKVREKLELLDSE from the coding sequence ATGGATTGGGATAGTTTGAAAAAACAATGTTATAATTGCCATAAATGTAGTTTGGCACAGAAGAGGAATAACGTAGTTTTTGGGGAAGGTAATCCCAAGGCGAAACTGATGTTTGTAGGAGAAGGTCCGGGGGCGGATGAAGATAGTACCGGCAGACCCTTTGTAGGAAGGGCAGGACAGCTGTTGACTAAAGCGATAGAAGCAATTGGGCTAAAAAGGGAAGATGTATATATTGCCAATGTTGTCAAATGCAGGCCGCCAGGGAATAGAGTGCCTGCTCCTGACGAGGCGGAAACCTGTATTCAATATTTACGGAATCAGGTACTGTTAATAAAGCCAAAGATTATCGTATGTCTTGGAGCAACCGCAATGAAATATATTATAGACTCTCAGGCTCAAATTAGCAAGGTACGAGGAGAATGGATAGAGAGGAAGGGTTACTGGCTCATGCCCACCTTTCACCCGGCCGCCTTACTTAGAGATGAGTCTAAAAAGATTCCCTTTTGGGAGGATTTCAAAAAAGTAAGGGAGAAGCTCGAATTATTGGATAGTGAATAG
- a CDS encoding metal-dependent hydrolase, with protein sequence MDPVTHALIGMGISKLGGQPMSMDNPAFVGAVLGSMAPDLDIVLQKWGDYVYLKNHRGISHSVVSLAAFAGIITLCLMPFYKQFVFLNVWLWSFLGCLSHSGIDMLNSYGVQFLWPLYKKKLAFGLFIIFDPIVFLLLFLYLILEGTLANAMSVGLVSYIVIRASMLYGVRHKVKLYFDVTKKDVNIMPSMLGLFKWHFIVRRSERIIVGEKNVFKRNVKILEELKMLEQQLMNKVIKTPIAKFFAEFTPCYHIVWDDGKKVFKFIDVRYYIRNTFLHHATAKVNDDFEVIDQKFHPYSMKRNVDIPI encoded by the coding sequence ATGGATCCAGTAACTCATGCATTAATAGGTATGGGGATATCTAAATTGGGGGGACAGCCAATGTCCATGGATAATCCTGCTTTTGTGGGAGCTGTATTGGGTTCTATGGCGCCTGATCTGGATATTGTTCTGCAGAAATGGGGAGATTATGTATATTTAAAAAATCATAGGGGAATATCCCACTCGGTTGTGAGCCTGGCAGCTTTTGCAGGAATCATAACCCTGTGCCTGATGCCCTTTTATAAGCAATTTGTTTTTTTAAATGTATGGTTATGGTCATTTTTAGGCTGTTTATCCCATAGTGGAATTGATATGCTTAATTCCTATGGAGTTCAATTTTTGTGGCCGCTTTATAAAAAGAAGCTGGCCTTTGGGCTTTTCATTATCTTTGACCCTATTGTTTTCTTGCTTCTTTTTCTGTACCTAATACTTGAGGGTACCCTTGCAAATGCTATGTCAGTTGGTTTGGTATCCTATATCGTTATTCGTGCATCTATGCTGTATGGTGTTAGACATAAAGTTAAACTTTATTTTGATGTAACCAAGAAAGATGTAAATATTATGCCTTCCATGTTAGGGTTATTTAAATGGCATTTTATTGTGCGAAGGTCTGAAAGGATTATCGTTGGTGAAAAAAATGTATTTAAAAGAAATGTTAAGATTTTAGAAGAATTAAAGATGTTGGAACAGCAGTTAATGAATAAAGTGATCAAGACTCCAATAGCGAAATTCTTTGCCGAATTTACTCCATGCTACCATATTGTATGGGATGATGGGAAAAAGGTATTTAAATTTATAGATGTACGTTATTATATAAGAAATACCTTTTTACACCATGCTACAGCAAAAGTAAATGATGATTTCGAAGTTATAGACCAAAAGTTTCACCCTTATTCAATGAAGAGGAATGTAGATATACCTATATGA
- a CDS encoding LCP family protein codes for MNVKKYIILVLSIVSVFVAVTGGIIAANLAFQSQTSENNKAQPDVLDKTQPFQLGKKINVLIMGTDGSEARSDVMIVASLDSKNKKLNMLSIPRDTRVKINNKYQKINAALTLGKEELAIRKVKEITGMPIHYYVTVNFKGFRNIIDILGGVDIDVPVNMNYDDPVQDLHIHLKKGMQHLDGKKAEQFVRYRQYPEGDIGRIKAQQAFIKALLEQKLRLEYLSKANDIFKAIKENVKTNITAADVAKNLSMIKALNSNNIQMYQLPGEPKMINGASYFVADDQKTISLIEESFGYKLSLK; via the coding sequence ATGAATGTCAAAAAATACATTATACTTGTTTTAAGTATAGTTAGTGTTTTTGTTGCAGTTACAGGGGGAATTATTGCAGCAAATCTTGCATTCCAATCTCAAACTTCTGAGAATAATAAGGCTCAGCCTGATGTGCTGGATAAAACACAGCCTTTTCAACTAGGTAAAAAGATTAATGTTTTAATCATGGGCACTGATGGCAGTGAAGCGCGTTCGGATGTCATGATTGTAGCAAGTTTGGATTCTAAAAATAAAAAATTAAATATGCTTTCCATCCCTAGAGATACAAGGGTGAAGATAAACAATAAGTACCAGAAGATTAATGCTGCATTAACGTTAGGAAAAGAAGAATTAGCAATAAGAAAAGTTAAAGAAATCACTGGCATGCCTATACACTATTATGTAACAGTAAATTTTAAAGGATTTAGAAATATTATTGATATATTAGGTGGTGTTGATATTGATGTACCGGTGAATATGAACTATGATGACCCGGTTCAGGATTTACACATCCATCTGAAAAAAGGTATGCAGCATCTAGACGGTAAAAAGGCAGAGCAGTTTGTACGTTACAGACAGTATCCGGAAGGAGATATTGGCAGGATTAAGGCACAACAAGCATTTATAAAGGCACTGTTGGAACAAAAACTAAGATTGGAATATCTATCTAAAGCAAATGACATATTTAAAGCAATTAAGGAAAATGTTAAGACAAATATTACTGCTGCAGACGTTGCTAAAAATTTATCAATGATAAAAGCCCTTAATTCTAACAATATACAGATGTATCAACTTCCCGGTGAACCTAAAATGATAAACGGTGCATCCTATTTTGTTGCCGATGATCAAAAGACCATATCATTAATAGAAGAAAGTTTTGGGTACAAATTAAGTTTAAAATAA
- a CDS encoding DMT family transporter, which yields MSKFNAIALAVTVGIFLAVQPPVNAGLGKVVSPRVAALHSFLTGTVVLFLINIFYRNLGAYASIIKVHPIYWIGGLLGVVIVLFTIQVIPVLGTGTTLSIFVAVQLIIGVLIDHFGMFGVPRSPIGILKILGIVFMLIGVRLVIK from the coding sequence ATGAGTAAGTTTAATGCGATCGCTCTTGCAGTAACAGTAGGCATATTTTTAGCAGTTCAACCACCCGTTAATGCCGGTCTGGGGAAAGTAGTGTCACCAAGAGTTGCTGCGTTACATAGCTTCCTGACCGGAACAGTGGTATTATTTTTAATTAACATATTCTATAGAAATTTAGGTGCTTATGCAAGTATAATAAAAGTACATCCTATTTACTGGATAGGAGGACTTTTAGGGGTTGTAATAGTATTATTTACTATTCAAGTGATTCCGGTTTTGGGCACGGGTACAACGCTATCCATTTTTGTTGCAGTCCAACTAATAATTGGTGTGTTAATAGATCATTTTGGAATGTTTGGAGTACCTCGTTCACCCATTGGAATACTAAAAATACTAGGGATTGTTTTTATGTTAATTGGTGTCAGGCTGGTAATAAAATAA